A genomic segment from Lutibacter sp. A80 encodes:
- a CDS encoding nuclear transport factor 2 family protein gives MKYNTILILIVVLISCSKKEQKTVPVVDLNAEEEVIQLVLNNWHKDAAEANFEPYFNAMANTSVFIGTDAYENWNLEAFKSFSKPYFDKGKAWDFTSIDRNVYVDTEGKIAWFDELLETWMGVCRGSGVLRKNNNSWKIEQYVLSLTISNENIEAVIDLNSKLDSVFLKKYKN, from the coding sequence ATGAAATATAATACAATTTTGATTTTAATAGTAGTATTAATTTCATGTAGTAAAAAAGAACAAAAGACAGTACCTGTAGTTGATTTAAACGCAGAAGAGGAGGTTATTCAGTTAGTGCTTAATAATTGGCATAAAGATGCCGCTGAGGCAAATTTTGAACCTTATTTTAATGCCATGGCTAATACAAGTGTTTTTATTGGAACAGATGCTTATGAAAATTGGAATTTAGAAGCTTTTAAAAGTTTTAGTAAACCATATTTTGATAAAGGTAAAGCTTGGGATTTTACTTCGATAGATAGAAACGTTTATGTGGATACAGAAGGTAAAATTGCTTGGTTCGACGAGCTTTTAGAAACTTGGATGGGTGTTTGTAGAGGTTCTGGAGTTTTAAGAAAAAATAATAATTCTTGGAAGATTGAACAATATGTACTTTCCTTAACTATATCAAACGAGAATATTGAAGCTGTTATAGATTTAAATAGTAAACTTGATTCTGTTTTTTTAAAGAAATATAAAAACTAG
- a CDS encoding regulatory protein RecX produces the protein MKNKKSYTVDEATKVLENYCAYQERCHKEVEQKLYDLNMISEAKDHIILHLLQHNYLNEERYAKSFVRGKFGIKKWGKIKIINQLKFKGISDYNIKSGLKEINESEYLETLQTIAEKKLPLIKETNPYKKSTKLATFLISKGFESELVFRIVKELTQ, from the coding sequence ATGAAAAATAAAAAATCATATACCGTTGATGAAGCCACAAAAGTTTTAGAAAATTATTGTGCCTATCAAGAAAGGTGTCATAAAGAAGTTGAACAAAAATTATATGATTTAAATATGATTTCTGAAGCAAAAGATCATATCATTTTACATTTATTACAACACAATTATTTAAATGAAGAACGCTATGCAAAATCTTTTGTTCGAGGTAAATTTGGTATAAAAAAATGGGGAAAAATTAAAATTATAAATCAGTTAAAATTTAAAGGAATTTCCGATTATAACATAAAATCTGGTTTAAAAGAAATAAATGAAAGCGAGTATTTAGAAACCCTACAAACTATAGCAGAAAAAAAATTACCCCTAATAAAAGAAACAAACCCTTATAAAAAAAGCACAAAATTAGCTACATTTTTAATTTCAAAAGGTTTTGAGTCTGAACTAGTTTTTAGAATTGTAAAAGAGCTAACTCAGTAG
- a CDS encoding efflux RND transporter permease subunit, which translates to MSKVLKEFKLSTWSIHNKMTVFVIIVMIFLAGIFSYQSMPRESFPEIVVPQIYIATPYPGNSALDIEKLITRPLEKEINGISGVEEIISTSIEGFSSIQVEFDFSVTPTEALRKVKDKVDAAKSDKDFPTDLPADPTVQELNFAELIPIMNINLSGDFSMDQLKEYGEYLEDEIEKVPEISKVDIRGIQDKEMEISVDLYKMEISKISFNDIAMAIQNENMTISGGDLLENGIRRNVRIVGEFKSAEEIEDIIVKQENNNIVYLRDIAQVNFKEQEKESYAREFSQPVVMLDVTKRGGENLINASTQIDEIIAKAQENYFPSNLYISKTNDQTNDTKTMVADLENSIILGIILVVLVLLFFLGIRNALFVGIAIPLSMFISFIILNALGVTLNTMVLFSLVIALGMLVDNGIVVVENVYRLLDEGYSNIDAAKYGVGEVAMPIIASTATTLAAFLPIAFWPGMMGEFMRYLPITLIIVLSSSLFVALVINPMLTSVYMKIKEDEVNFKKILIFSSIIFTIGVLFIIAGLTTKSGGLNAIGLLFVLAGLLRVINTKLLTPATVWFQNAFLPRLESMYEKTLQFVLYKKRPGYYFVATFGLLILTFMLFAAFPPKVLFFPETPPKQVYVYLEYPIGTDIEKTNELSIEVENRIQEYLKKYEINGENNLITSVIGQVGEGTSDPNQGQQGGTTPNKARITVDFVKFMERDGIETDDILIDIRNLLKEIPGVNITVDRPADGPPAGAPINIEVTGDNYEDLLETADNIRQYINKTTILGIEDLKLDVEQGKPEMPIIIDRQKARRLNISTGQIGDALRTSIFGKEVSTFKDGEDDYPINIRLMDKYRYNKDLLINQKITFRNASNGQIVQVPISSVAHAETSSTFSAVKRKDLNRVITISSNVIENYNPTDVNNQIKDALKSYTLPKGITISFTGEQESQAEEMAFLSKALLIAVFLIFLILVGQFNSTSTPVIISLSVLLSLIGVLFGLIIFNMEFVIMMTMIGVISLAGIVVNNAIVLIDYTNLIMIKKRSEQGLEEGALTKELIYESIVEGGKTRLRPVLLTAITTILGLLPLAIGININFMTLFTEFDPQFYVGGENVVFWGPMSWTIIFGLTFATFLTLVIVPIMYSMLNNLKFRLKRKQ; encoded by the coding sequence ATGAGCAAAGTATTAAAAGAATTTAAACTCTCTACATGGTCAATTCACAACAAAATGACTGTGTTTGTAATTATAGTAATGATTTTTTTGGCTGGTATATTTTCGTACCAAAGCATGCCTAGAGAATCTTTTCCCGAAATTGTTGTACCTCAAATTTATATTGCAACTCCATATCCTGGAAACTCTGCTTTAGATATTGAAAAACTAATTACTCGTCCGTTAGAAAAGGAAATAAATGGTATTTCTGGAGTTGAAGAAATAATCTCTACATCTATTGAAGGATTTTCATCTATTCAAGTAGAATTTGATTTTAGCGTTACACCTACTGAAGCCCTTAGAAAAGTAAAAGATAAAGTTGATGCTGCTAAGTCTGATAAAGATTTCCCTACCGATTTACCTGCAGATCCAACAGTTCAAGAATTGAACTTTGCAGAATTAATTCCGATAATGAATATTAATTTATCAGGAGATTTTTCTATGGATCAGCTTAAAGAATATGGAGAATATTTAGAAGATGAAATAGAAAAAGTTCCAGAAATTTCTAAAGTTGATATTCGTGGTATTCAAGATAAAGAAATGGAAATTAGTGTTGATTTATACAAAATGGAAATTTCTAAAATCAGCTTTAATGATATTGCAATGGCTATTCAAAACGAGAATATGACCATTTCAGGTGGAGATTTACTAGAAAATGGAATTAGAAGAAATGTACGAATTGTTGGTGAATTTAAGTCTGCTGAAGAAATTGAAGATATTATTGTAAAACAAGAAAACAATAACATTGTTTACCTTAGAGATATAGCACAAGTTAACTTTAAAGAACAAGAAAAAGAAAGTTATGCACGTGAATTTTCACAACCAGTAGTTATGCTTGATGTAACTAAAAGAGGTGGTGAAAATTTAATTAATGCCTCTACTCAAATAGATGAAATAATAGCTAAAGCACAAGAAAACTACTTTCCATCGAACTTATATATTTCTAAAACCAACGATCAAACTAACGACACCAAAACAATGGTTGCCGATTTGGAAAACAGCATTATTCTAGGAATAATATTAGTAGTTTTAGTTTTATTATTTTTCCTTGGAATTAGAAATGCCTTGTTTGTAGGTATTGCCATTCCTTTGTCTATGTTTATTTCGTTTATAATTTTAAATGCATTAGGTGTAACCTTAAATACCATGGTATTATTTTCGTTAGTAATAGCATTGGGAATGTTGGTAGATAATGGAATTGTAGTTGTAGAAAATGTTTATAGATTGCTAGATGAAGGCTATTCAAACATAGATGCTGCAAAATATGGTGTTGGTGAAGTTGCTATGCCAATTATAGCTTCAACGGCTACTACGCTTGCTGCATTTTTGCCAATTGCATTTTGGCCTGGTATGATGGGAGAATTTATGCGCTATTTACCAATTACCCTTATTATAGTGCTATCATCTTCGTTATTTGTTGCTTTAGTTATCAACCCAATGTTAACTTCAGTGTATATGAAAATAAAAGAGGATGAAGTTAATTTCAAAAAGATTTTAATATTCAGTTCTATAATTTTTACAATTGGAGTGCTATTTATTATTGCAGGTTTAACAACTAAATCTGGTGGTTTAAATGCCATTGGTTTATTATTTGTTTTAGCCGGTTTATTAAGAGTTATAAATACCAAATTATTAACTCCAGCCACAGTTTGGTTTCAAAATGCTTTTTTACCACGTTTAGAAAGTATGTACGAAAAAACCTTACAATTTGTACTGTACAAAAAAAGACCAGGTTATTATTTTGTAGCTACTTTTGGGTTATTAATTTTAACTTTTATGTTGTTTGCCGCATTTCCGCCAAAAGTGTTGTTTTTTCCTGAAACACCTCCAAAACAAGTCTACGTTTATTTAGAATACCCTATTGGAACAGATATCGAAAAAACAAATGAACTTTCTATTGAAGTTGAAAATAGAATTCAAGAATACTTGAAAAAGTATGAAATTAATGGGGAAAATAATCTTATAACTTCGGTTATTGGACAAGTTGGTGAAGGCACAAGTGACCCAAACCAAGGTCAACAAGGAGGAACAACTCCTAATAAAGCCCGTATTACTGTAGATTTTGTGAAATTTATGGAAAGAGATGGTATTGAAACTGACGATATTTTAATTGACATAAGAAACTTACTGAAAGAAATTCCTGGTGTTAATATTACTGTTGATAGACCTGCAGATGGACCGCCAGCTGGTGCTCCAATTAATATTGAAGTTACCGGTGATAATTATGAAGATTTATTAGAAACCGCTGATAATATTCGTCAATATATAAACAAAACAACAATTTTAGGAATTGAAGATTTAAAATTAGACGTAGAACAAGGAAAACCAGAAATGCCAATTATTATCGATCGTCAAAAGGCAAGAAGGTTAAATATTTCTACCGGTCAAATTGGAGATGCTTTAAGAACTTCAATATTTGGAAAAGAAGTTTCTACGTTTAAAGATGGTGAAGATGATTATCCGATTAACATTCGTTTAATGGACAAATACCGTTACAATAAGGATTTACTTATCAATCAGAAAATTACTTTTAGAAACGCAAGTAATGGACAAATTGTACAGGTTCCTATATCTTCTGTAGCACATGCAGAAACCTCTTCTACATTTAGTGCTGTAAAACGAAAAGACTTAAATAGGGTTATTACAATCTCATCTAATGTAATTGAAAACTACAATCCAACCGATGTAAATAATCAAATTAAAGATGCTTTAAAAAGCTATACCTTGCCAAAAGGTATTACCATTTCGTTTACCGGTGAACAAGAATCTCAAGCCGAAGAAATGGCCTTTTTAAGTAAAGCGCTTCTTATTGCAGTTTTCTTAATATTTTTAATTCTTGTAGGACAATTCAACTCAACATCTACTCCTGTAATAATCTCATTATCTGTATTATTAAGTTTAATTGGAGTATTATTTGGTTTAATTATTTTTAATATGGAATTTGTTATTATGATGACTATGATTGGTGTAATTTCCTTGGCTGGTATTGTAGTAAATAATGCCATTGTTTTAATTGATTATACCAATTTAATAATGATTAAAAAAAGGTCTGAACAAGGGTTAGAAGAAGGCGCTTTAACAAAAGAACTTATTTACGAAAGTATTGTTGAAGGTGGTAAAACACGTTTAAGACCTGTTTTACTAACTGCAATTACAACCATTCTAGGGTTACTTCCTTTAGCCATTGGTATTAATATTAATTTTATGACCTTGTTTACAGAATTTGATCCTCAATTTTATGTTGGTGGAGAAAATGTGGTATTTTGGGGACCTATGTCTTGGACTATTATTTTTGGTTTAACCTTTGCTACTTTTTTAACATTGGTTATTGTTCCAATAATGTACTCTATGTTAAACAATTTAAAATTTAGACTTAAAAGAAAACAGTAA
- a CDS encoding efflux RND transporter periplasmic adaptor subunit, with translation MKKYIALIIASIVTISCGEETNKSTLEDLNAQHLVITKKIDSLTNELRALENEITKIDPNKKHPVVTAFTVKNEVFKHYIEIQGVVQADKNIEIRPELGGTVRSILVKEGQKVKAGQLLIQLDDVSIKNSIDELTTQLNLAKTTFERQERLWNQKIGSEMQYLQAKAQKESLENNLASLKTQANKMKVIAPFSGIVDEIFPKNGELTNPQMPVIRLINLDKVYVEAEITESYLPVIKIGTETVLNFPSINKEITSEIAQIGHYINPDNRSFKTRINISNKDQSIKPNLLADLKILDFEATGIKIPSNLVQQDQTGADYVFIIKNENGQNKIVKSLITITNEYQHNVFVTEGISENDVLANAGARLIKEGDIVEIRTN, from the coding sequence ATGAAAAAATACATAGCATTAATTATAGCATCAATTGTAACAATTTCTTGTGGTGAAGAAACCAATAAATCTACATTAGAAGATTTGAACGCACAGCATTTAGTAATAACTAAAAAAATAGACAGTTTAACAAATGAATTAAGAGCATTAGAAAATGAAATTACAAAAATAGACCCTAATAAAAAACACCCAGTGGTAACTGCTTTTACCGTTAAAAATGAAGTTTTTAAACATTATATTGAAATTCAAGGTGTGGTACAAGCCGATAAAAACATAGAAATTCGTCCAGAATTAGGAGGTACAGTACGCTCAATATTAGTAAAAGAAGGTCAAAAAGTTAAGGCAGGACAACTGTTAATTCAATTAGATGATGTATCTATTAAAAACAGTATAGATGAGCTTACTACACAATTAAATTTAGCTAAAACTACTTTTGAACGTCAAGAACGTCTTTGGAATCAAAAAATTGGTTCAGAAATGCAATATTTACAAGCAAAAGCCCAAAAAGAAAGTTTAGAAAACAATTTAGCATCACTAAAAACACAAGCCAATAAAATGAAAGTTATTGCACCTTTTAGTGGTATTGTAGACGAAATTTTCCCTAAAAATGGAGAACTTACAAATCCTCAAATGCCTGTTATTCGCCTAATAAACTTAGACAAAGTATATGTTGAAGCCGAAATTACAGAGTCTTATTTACCAGTAATTAAAATTGGCACAGAAACTGTTTTAAACTTCCCATCAATTAATAAAGAAATAACTTCAGAAATTGCTCAAATTGGACATTATATTAATCCTGATAACAGAAGTTTTAAAACTCGTATAAATATTTCTAACAAAGACCAAAGTATTAAACCAAATTTATTGGCCGATTTAAAAATATTAGATTTTGAAGCTACTGGAATTAAAATACCATCAAATTTAGTGCAACAAGACCAAACAGGAGCAGATTATGTTTTTATAATTAAAAATGAAAACGGTCAAAACAAAATTGTAAAATCTTTAATTACAATAACTAACGAGTACCAACACAATGTATTTGTAACTGAAGGAATAAGCGAAAATGATGTATTGGCAAACGCTGGAGCTCGTCTAATAAAAGAAGGAGATATTGTAGAAATACGTACAAATTAA